One region of Populus trichocarpa isolate Nisqually-1 chromosome 4, P.trichocarpa_v4.1, whole genome shotgun sequence genomic DNA includes:
- the LOC18098438 gene encoding probable apyrase 7 produces the protein MVLGRISDLVSAATSRLSPAKSSAFPYMPTGLSPPHETIDHGFTFSNSAPKNNNMRLSSSLQDFSSYHHLDLEQGDINLGVGRKPHSLQRENAGSSFSKEKALPCGTPVLRRKGLQLLLIFLCLLLFAFLTYLVTAYVYSYWSQGASRFYVVLDCGSTGTRVYVYQATIDHNSDGLPFVLKSYTEGVSRKPSGRAYDRMETEPGLHTLVHNTSGLKAAINPLVRWAEKQIPQQAHKTTSLFLYATAGVRRLPSADSKWLLDKSWSILKESPFLCQREWIKIISGMEEAYYGWIALNHRTGVLGASPKKATFGALDMGGSSLQVTFESEEHVHNETSLSLRIGAVNHHLSAYSLAGYGLNDAFDRSVAHILKKPSSADLVSGNIEIRHPCLQSGYKEQYICSQCFSKQQDGASPVIRGRNLGNRVKSGLPVQLIGAPNWEECSALAKIAVNLSEWSNQDPGIDCDLQPCALPPNLPRPYGHFYGMSGFFVVYRFFNLTSEAALDDVLEKGREFCEKNWEIAKNSVPPQPFIEQYCFRAPYIVLLLREGLHITENQIIIGSGSITWTLGVALLEAGKTFSTRLKLHDYEVLQMKIHPVVLITILLISLILLVWALSCYGNWMPRFFWRPYFLLFRNNSTSATSVLSIQSPFRFRRWSPISSGDGRVKMPLSPTVAGSQQRSFGLGDSLGDSGIQLMESSLHPSTNSVSHSYSSSSLGQMIDSSSMGSFWTPHRGQMRLQSRRSQSREDLNSSLADAHMTKV, from the exons ATGGTGTTAGGAAGAATATCGGATCTAGTTTCTGCTGCAACAAGTCGTCTTTCACCTGCAAAGTCTTCTGCTTTTCCTTATATGCCAACTGGATTGTCACCTCCACATGAAACCATTGATCATGGCTTCACCTTTTCCAACTCTGCACCCAAGAACAACAACATGCGGCTTTCTTCATCTCTCCAAGATTTCTCATCATATCATCATCTTGATCTTGAACAAGGTGATATCAACCTTGGCGTTGGCAGGAAACCTCATTCCCTGCAGAGAGAAAATGCCGGGTCAAGTTTCTCTAAGGAGAAAGCATTGCCTTGTGGAACACCAGTTTTGCGGAGGAAGGGGCTGCAACTGctcttgattttcttgtgcCTACTACTCTTTGCTTTTTTAACTTATCTGGTTACAGCATATGTTTATTCTTATTGGTCTCAAGGAGCATCCAGGTTCTATGTTGTTCTTGACTGTGGAAGTACTGGAACTAGAGTCTATGTATATCAGGCAACGATTGATCACAACTCAGATGGTCTCCCATTTGTCCTGAAATCATACACAGAAGGTGTTTCAAGAAAGCCCAGTGGACGTGCATATGATAGAATGGAGACCGAGCCTGGGCTTCACACATTGGTACATAATACGTCTGGCTTAAAGGCTGCCATAAACCCGCTTGTTCGATGGGCTGAGAAGCAAATTCCCCAGCAGGCGCATAAGACCACCTCCCTTTTTCTTTATGCTACAGCCGGAGTTCGTAGACTTCCCAGTGCAGATTCAAAATGGCTTCTAGACAAGTCATGGTCTATTCTGAAGGAATCACCTTTCTTGTGCCAAAGAGAATGGATTAAGATCATCAGTGGCATGGAGGAAGCTTACTATGGATGGATAGCCCTTAACCATCGCACAGGTGTGCTAGGAGCAAGCCCCAAGAAAGCAACATTTGGAGCACTTGACATGGGTGGCTCATCGTTACAAGTTACTTTTGAGAGTGAGGAACATGTCCATAATGAGACTAGCTTAAGTCTTAGAATTGGAGCAGTTAATCATCATCTCAGTGCTTATTCCCTTGCGGGCTATGGTTTAAACGATGCATTTGACAGGTCTGTTGCCCATATCTTAAAGAAGCCTTCTAGTGCTGATCTAGTTAGTGGTAACATAGAAATTAGACACCCTTGCCTGCAGTCTGGCTATAAAGAGCAATACATCTGTTCTCAGTGTTTTTCTAAACAACAAGATGGAGCAAGTCCTGTTATCAGAGGAAGAAATTTGGGTAACCGAGTCAAGTCAGGACTTCCTGTGCAGCTTATTGGTGCCCCAAATTGGGAAGAATGCAGTGCACTTGCCAAAATTGCTGTTAATTTGTCTGAATGGTCTAATCAAGATCCTGGAATTGATTGTGATTTGCAACCTTGCGCTCTTCCTCCAAATCTCCCACGTCCTTATGGTCACTTCTATGGTATGTCGGGCTTTTTTGTGGTTTATCGGTTCTTTAATCTGACATCAGAAGCTGCACTTGATGATGTTTTGGAAAAGGGTCGAGAATTCTGTGAAAAGAATTGGGAAATTGCAAAGAACAGTGTTCCTCCACAGCCCTTTATTGAACAATACTGTTTCAGGGCACCATATATAGTGTTACTGTTGAGAGAGGGCTTACACATCACAGAGAACCAAATTATCATTGGTTCTGGAAGTATTACTTGGACGCTTGGGGTTGCCCTGTTGGAAGCTGGGAAAACATTTTCAACTAGATTGAAGCTACATGACTATGAAGTACTCCAGATGAAGATACATCCAGTGGTTCTTATTACCATTTTGCTTATATCATTGATTTTACTTGTTTGGGCATTATCATGTTATGGCAATTGGATGCCAAGATTTTTCTGGAGACCATATTTCTTGCTTTTCAGGAATAACAGTACATCTGCCACATCTGTTCTTAGCATCCAATCTCCTTTTCGATTCCGACGTTGGAGTCCTATCAGTTCTG GGGATGGACGTGTAAAGATGCCACTGAGTCCAACAGTTGCAGGTAGTCAGCAAAGATCATTTGGCTTGGGAGATAGTCTAGGTGATAGTGGCATCCAGCTCATGGAATCTTCCCTACACCCATCAACTAACAGTGTTTCACACAGTTATTCCTCGAGTAGCTTAGGACAAATGATTGACAGCAGTAGCATGGGTTCCTTCTGGACCCCACATAGAGGTCAGATGCGACTTCAAAGCAGGAGATCACAATCTCGAGAAGACCTCAATTCTTCATTGGCTGATGCACACATGACAAAGGTTTAG